From the Glycine max cultivar Williams 82 chromosome 11, Glycine_max_v4.0, whole genome shotgun sequence genome, the window ACATCATTGATGGTCCCCACATATTCAGTAATATTCAGTAACTCGGATGCTAGAAAGTAAGTTATTCCAAGTAAAAGAACCTTTGATGTAAGACCACCCAAAGTGGGTCGCACAACACCATAACCCATTGAAacagagagaataagaagtcgtgatattgatttttttatagccCCAACAGTGACAACCCATGTTGTGAGCACAATAGGTCTCATTCCAGTATTGTTGAAATTCACATACTCAAAATACCAGAGAATCATCTCAAACAATCCAAGAGCAATGACAGTTATGATACAGTGCTGAAGTTGCAGTACATCATCCCAAAATCTCACATATTGAAAAAACCAAATGATGTTAAGGCAAACATAAGGGTTTTTCCATGCTGTCTTCCCACTCATTAGTGGGGCCATCCTACTAGGTAAATACGCATAAGGGTTTTTCCATGCTGTCTTCCCACTCATTACTATGCCCTTGAGCTTGGGTTCACAAGctacaaaaaacaaattatacattcCAGTCTTTGTGATAGAAACTTTCTGAGAATTTAGACTTGCAGTTTTAGATCTGCCTTTGAATTGTACATCTAAAATGACTGCCCAATTAATGTTTGTTGCAAAAGGTCTCCTAATAATCTCCCATTGCTTACAAACTCTCATCTTAGCTAAATCAGAACTGCAACAAATTTCCCGTTGTCCACCATAAGCAGAACCACCTATA encodes:
- the LOC102666872 gene encoding transmembrane protein 87A, coding for MRVCKQWEIIRRPFATNINWAVILDVQFKGRSKTASLNSQKVSITKTGMYNLFFVACEPKLKGIVMSGKTAWKNPYAYLPSRMAPLMSGKTAWKNPYVCLNIIWFFQYVRFWDDVLQLQHCIITVIALGLFEMILWYFEYVNFNNTGMRPIVLTTWVVTVGAIKKSISRLLILSVSMGYGVVRPTLGGLTSKVLLLGITYFLASELLNITEYVGTINDVSGRARLLVLPDAFLNAFLILWIFTSLSRTLEQLQVSFPQIPIIFQQLYFPYFESLTILFSQYV